A DNA window from Daucus carota subsp. sativus chromosome 3, DH1 v3.0, whole genome shotgun sequence contains the following coding sequences:
- the LOC108213864 gene encoding transcription factor bHLH18 codes for MDILTTLWLSELEMDDPMIVTSHQSQMSSMEESRYSASLSPQRGTPPPGDSSSSFFRSEDNSRLGTTPAAKMLKTAGKMIPKPSASTTIISFHNATSATAQYNEDGGNDISSVLGMISEGSRKASATTRNPLQAQDHVIAERQRRERLSQMFIQLSSLVPGLKKIDKASVLGEAANYIKQLQGRVKALEEQMIEKDGDAIASVERFRLHTDEESSSSGDDFFADYNNESLPVIEVRLSETDVFLRIQCQKFPGLAVKMLSDIEKLHTTIVSSSVMPFASNSLLITVIAQMNMEFCMTADDLMKRLQLTALKLRCS; via the exons ATGGATATCTTAACAACATTATGGTTGTCGGAACTG GAAATGGACGATCCAATGATCGTGACGAGTCACCAAAGCCAGATGAGTTCTATGGAAGAGTCAAGATACTCGGCTTCTTTGAGTCCACAAAGAGGTACGCCTCCTCCGGGAGACTCATCGAGCTCATTTTTCAGATCTGAAGATAATAGTAGATTAGGGACTACACCAGCAGCCAAAATGCTTAAAACCGCTGGTAAAATGATTCCGAAACCTTCAGCATCGACAACAATCATATCTTTTCACAATGCGACATCAGCAACGGCACAATATAATGAGGATGGTGGGAACGATATAAGCTCAGTCCTGGGGATGATTTCTGAGGGGAGCAGAAAGGCTTCTGCGACTACCAGAAATCCTTTACAGGCTCAAGACCATGTGATTGCTGAAAGACAACGGCGAGAGAGACTATCTCAGATGTTTATTCAACTCTCATCCCTTGTTCCTGGTCTAAAGAAG ATAGACAAGGCTAGTGTGCTGGGAGAAGCAGCTAATTATATAAAACAGCTGCAAGGACGCGTCAAGGCTCTTGAGGAACAGATGATAGAAAAAGATGGAGACGCAATAGCGTCAGTGGAGAGATTCAGGCTTCATACTGACGAAGAATCATCTTCATCCGGTGATGATTTCTTTGCTGATTACAACAACGAGTCCCTTCCCGTGATTGAAGTGCGACTTTCAGAGACTGATGTATTCCTTAGAATCCAGTGTCAAAAATTCCCGGGACTTGCTGTTAAAATGTTAAGCGATATCGAGAAGCTTCACACGACAATCGTTAGTAGCAGCGTCATGCCATTTGCCAGTAATTCTCTGCTTATTACCGTCATTGCTCAG ATGAACATGGAATTCTGCATGACTGCAGATGATCTGATGAAGCGCCTGCAGTTAACAGCTCTAAAGCTCAGATGCAGTTAG